From Hoplias malabaricus isolate fHopMal1 chromosome 11, fHopMal1.hap1, whole genome shotgun sequence, a single genomic window includes:
- the swap70b gene encoding switch-associated protein 70b produces MGLRDELLKAIWHAFTALDVDKSGKVSKSQLKVLSHNLCTVMKIPHDPVALEEHFKDDDEGPVSTQGYMPYLNRFILDKVQDNFDRVDFNRMCWTLSARKNLNRNHLLISEEDAFKIWCIFNFLSEDRYPLIIVSEEIEYFLRKLTEAMGGSWIEEKFEDYKVQLCSKQQCLTAWELIELVGMGHFSKGMDRQTLSMGISEVFQELILDVLKQGYMLKKGHKRKNWTERWFLLRPSCISYYVSEDLAEKKGDIFLDGNCCVESLPDKEGKKCLFFVKCSDKSFEISASDKKKKQEWIQAIQTCISLLKVGRPAPHHEARQKRRELRQKQQAEQEQLELRMRELQTANENKQRELEAMRKKLEEAAANAAEEERRRLQTQNELEHIYRAEMEKEKMVRLQMEEQVAQKSSELEQYFQRVQELEDMYRRLEEALEDERQARQDEETVRKLQARLLEEEAEKRAELEQIHLRQQQAISQTQAEKEELERERLAKEDALQAAMQQLQHLEAERHGALEQYEEVMKKLEDATNNTKSWKDKVAHHEGLIRLIQPGSKGPQKITNWGPAAFTETELSLREKDWQERKSRPTQTQ; encoded by the exons ATGGGGTTGAGAGATGAGCTTCTGAAGGCAATATGGCACGCCTTCACGGCGCTGGACGTCGACAAAAGCGGGAAAGTGTCAAAATCTCAGCTAAAG GTGCTTTCACATAACTTGTGTACTGTAATGAAGATCCCTCATGATCCAGTAGCTCTGGAGGAGCACTTCAAGGATGATGACGAGGGTCCGGTCTCGACCCAGGGATACATGCCCTATCTGAACAGATTCATCCTGGACAAG gtCCAGGATAACTTTGACCGAGTGGACTTTAACAGGATGTGTTGGACACTGAGTGCCAGAAAAAACTTAAACAGAAATCACCTGCTTATTTCTGAAGAAGATGCCTTTAAAATATGGTGCATATTCAACTTCCTCTCTGAAGACCGGTACCCCTTGATCATCGTCTCAGAGGAG ATTGAATATTTCTTGCGCAAGCTGACAGAAGCGATGGGAGGCAGCTGGATCGAGGAGAAATTTGAGGACTACAAAGTGCAGTTATGCAGCAAGCAGCAGTGCCTAACTGCATGGGAGCTGATCGAGCTGGTGGGCATGGGCCACTTCAGCAAAGGCATGGACCGTCAGACCCTCTCCATGGGCATCAGTGAAGTCTTCCAGGAGCTTATCCTGGATGTACTGAAACAG GGTTATATGTTGAAAAAAGGTCACAAACGTAAGAACTGGACTGAGCGGTGGTTTCTTCTCCGGCCCAGTTGCATTTCGTACTATGTGAGTGAAGACCTGGCTGAGAAAAAAGGAGATATCTTCCTAGATGGGAACTGCTGTGTTGAG TCATTACCAGATAAGGAAGGCAAAAAATGCCTATTCTTTGTCAAGTGCTCAGACAAAAGCTTTGAAATCAGCGCTTCAGACAAAAAGAAGAAACAGGAATGGATTCAAG CTATTCAGACATGTATCTCTCTGCTGAAGGTGGGGCGGCCGGCTCCACACCACGAGGCAAGGCAGAAGCGGCGAGAGTTGCGACAGAAGCAACAGGCAGAGCAGGAGCAGCTGGAACTCAGGATGAGAGAGCTGCagacagccaatgaaaacaagCAGAGAGAGCTGGAGGCTATGAGGAAG AAACTGGAGGAGGCAGCAGCTAATGCAGCAGAGGAAGAGCGCAGACGTCTGCAAACCCAGAACGAACTGGAGCACATTTACAGAGCCGaaatggagaaagagaaaatg gtgCGGCTGCAGATGGAGGAGCAGGTGGCACAGAAGTCCAGTGAACTGGAGCAGTACTTTCAGCGAGTGCAGGAGTTAGAGGATATGTACCGTCGCCTGGAAGAGGCACTGGAGGATGAGAGGCAGGCAAGGCAGGATGAAGAAACTGTGCGCAAATTGCAGGCCAg GCTGTTAGAAGAGGAGGCAGAAAAGCGCGCAGAGCTGGAGCAGATCCATTTACGGCAGCAACAGGCCATATCACAAACGCAGGCAGAGAAGGAAGAACTGGAGAGAGAGCGGCTCGCCAAAGAGGATGCTTTGCAAGCTGCCATGCAGCAGCTGCAACACCTGGAGGCAGAGAGGCATGGCGCACTGGAGCAGTATGAG GAAGTAATGAAGAAACTAGAGGATGCCACCAATAATACAAAGAGCTGGAAGGATAAAGTGGCCCATCATGAGGGGCTAATCCGTCTTATACAGCCTG gctCAAAAGGCCCACAGAAGATCACAAACTGGGGCCCTGCTGCCTTTACTGAGACAGAGTTGAGTCTGAGAGAAAAAGACTGGCAGGAGAGGAAAAGCAGACCCACTCAGACCCAGTGA
- the wee1 gene encoding wee1-like protein kinase isoform X2: MSFGCRRPTEFSPNLRPIRQKLQFAGSDGEEDSVEDANSSAGGESGFTELDSPVLRRRGVDQRSTEMNSSPLNRTREDDDPESWDEEGFGSPSHLKPNFCFKNSPSPRKSPRAYDSSPDRTYIHDDLEGSSSPVPDCPDTPPHKTFRKLRLFDTPHTPKSLLSRARTSASTNRRVALFKNVDSKGKASLDGRRNQTPLVNINPFTPDSIVIQSSTQQRHNRKRSHWNDSCGEDMEASDAEIEEDTIPPSKRLTMMENNMMSRYASEFHELEKIGSGQFGAVFKCVKRLDGCIYAIKRSKKPLAGSVDEQNALREVYAHAVLGQHPHVVRYYSAWAEDDHMLIQNEYCNGGTLSDIITENYRCMHFLSELELKDLLLQVSRGLKYIHSMALVHMDIKPSNIFISRKPTVSVEEFEDEEDGPSTSVIYKIGDLGHVTRVTNPQVEEGDSRYLANEVLQEDYTNLLKADIFALALTVVSASGAEPLPSNGEKWHQIRQGILPHIPQVLSPDFIGLLKLMIHPDPARRPSTSDLIRHPVLLTASRMSADQLRVELNAEKFKNALLQKELKKAQLAKAAAEERVLSTDRVLTRSTVQSNSRNTRLIGKKMNRSLSLTIY, from the exons ATGAGCTTCGGCTGTCGGCGGCCAACGGAGTTTTCTCCTAATCTTCGGCCCATCCGACAGAAGCTGCAGTTTGCTGGCAGTGACGGGGAGGAGGACAGTGTGGAAGATGCAAACAGCAGCGCGGGGGGCGAGTCCGGCTTCACGGAGCTGGACTCCCCAGTGCTGCGTCGCCGCGGCGTGGACCAGAGGAGCACGGAGATGAACAGCAGCCCCCTGAACCGCACAAGAGAGGACGACGACCCCGAATCGTGGGACGAAGAGGGCTTCGGCTCTCCGTCCCACCTTAAACCGAACTTCTGTTTCAAGAACTCACCGTCGCCCAGAAAGAGCCCTCGGGCATACGATAGTTCCCCAGACAGGACTTACATCCACGACGACCTGGAGGGATCGAGCTCTCCCGTACCGGACTGTCCCGACACACCGCCGCACAAGACTTTCCGAAAACTGCGGCTCTTCGACACGCCGCACACACCCAAG AGTTTGCTGTCGAGAGCAAGGACATCAGCTTCTACAAACAGACGAGTAGCCCTTTTCAAGAATGTGGATTCCAAAGGCAAGGCCAGTCTCGATGGAAGGCGAAACCAGACACCTTTGGTCAACATTAACCCCTTCACCCCTGACTCAATCGTTATCCAGTCATCAACGCAGCAAAGACACAACAGGAAACGCTCACACTGGAATGA CTCCTGTGGAGAGGACATGGAAGCCAGTGACGCAGAGATTGAAGAAGACACCATTCCTCCATCAAAG AGACTGACTATGATGGAGAATAACATGATGTCCAGATATGCATCTGAGTTCCATGAGCTTGAAAAAATTGGTTCTGGACAGTTTGGTGCTGTCTTCAAATGCGTTAAAAGACTAGATGGCTGCATCTATGCCATCAAACGCTCCAAGAAGCCACTAGCAGGATCTGTGGATga ACAGAATGCACTTCGAGAGGTCTATGCACATGCTGTTCTTGGGCAGCACCCTCATGTAGTGAGGTATTATTCTGCTTGGGCCGAGGATGACCACATGCTGATCCAAAATGAATACTGCAATGGTGGCACTCTGTCAGACATTATAACTGAAAACTACAGATGCATGCACTTTCTGTCTGAGTTGGAACTAAAGGATTTGCTGCTACAGGTCTCACGTGGACTTAAATACATTCACTCAATGGCACTTGTGCATATGGACATTAAACCAA GCAACATATTCATTTCAAGGAAACCAACAGTGAGCGTGGAGGAGTTTGAGGATGAAGAGGATGGACCAAGTACTAGTGTAATTTACAAAATCG gtGATCTAGGCCACGTAACCAGAGTAACAAACCCCCAAGTTGAAGAAGGTGATAGCAGATACCTGGCTAATGAAGTTCTTCAAGAG GACTATACTAACTTGCTGAAAGCAGACATATTTGCTTTAGCTCTGACGGTAGTGAGTGCCTCTGGAGCTGAACCACTGCCTAGCAATGGGGAAAAATGGCACCAAATACGACAGGGGATCCTGCCCCACATCCCACAAGTGCTCTCTCCGGACTTCATAGGCTTACTAAAG TTAATGATCCATCCTGACCCAGCACGAAGGCCTTCAACATCTGACCTCATCAGGCATCCAGTTCTGCTGACCGCTTCCAGAATGAGTGCTGACCAGTTGCGTGTGGAACTGAATGCAGAGAAATTCAAGAATGCCTTGCTCCAAAA GGAGCTGAAAAAAGCACAACTTGCCAAAGCAGCAGCAGAAGAGAGAGTCCTGTCCACAGACAGAGTTCTGACCCGTTCCACAGTTCAGTCTAATTCCAGAAACACTCGGCTGATTGGGAAAAAGATGAATCGCTCTCTCAGTTTAACCATTTACTGA
- the wee1 gene encoding wee1-like protein kinase isoform X1: protein MINNCMINRNREGAGVRATLRATGERPLSKLQFAGSDGEEDSVEDANSSAGGESGFTELDSPVLRRRGVDQRSTEMNSSPLNRTREDDDPESWDEEGFGSPSHLKPNFCFKNSPSPRKSPRAYDSSPDRTYIHDDLEGSSSPVPDCPDTPPHKTFRKLRLFDTPHTPKSLLSRARTSASTNRRVALFKNVDSKGKASLDGRRNQTPLVNINPFTPDSIVIQSSTQQRHNRKRSHWNDSCGEDMEASDAEIEEDTIPPSKRLTMMENNMMSRYASEFHELEKIGSGQFGAVFKCVKRLDGCIYAIKRSKKPLAGSVDEQNALREVYAHAVLGQHPHVVRYYSAWAEDDHMLIQNEYCNGGTLSDIITENYRCMHFLSELELKDLLLQVSRGLKYIHSMALVHMDIKPSNIFISRKPTVSVEEFEDEEDGPSTSVIYKIGDLGHVTRVTNPQVEEGDSRYLANEVLQEDYTNLLKADIFALALTVVSASGAEPLPSNGEKWHQIRQGILPHIPQVLSPDFIGLLKLMIHPDPARRPSTSDLIRHPVLLTASRMSADQLRVELNAEKFKNALLQKELKKAQLAKAAAEERVLSTDRVLTRSTVQSNSRNTRLIGKKMNRSLSLTIY from the exons ATGATAAATAACTGTATGATCAATCGAAACAGAGAAGGGGCGGGGGTAAGAGCAACTCTTCGCGCCACTGGAGAGCGGCCACTTTCG AAGCTGCAGTTTGCTGGCAGTGACGGGGAGGAGGACAGTGTGGAAGATGCAAACAGCAGCGCGGGGGGCGAGTCCGGCTTCACGGAGCTGGACTCCCCAGTGCTGCGTCGCCGCGGCGTGGACCAGAGGAGCACGGAGATGAACAGCAGCCCCCTGAACCGCACAAGAGAGGACGACGACCCCGAATCGTGGGACGAAGAGGGCTTCGGCTCTCCGTCCCACCTTAAACCGAACTTCTGTTTCAAGAACTCACCGTCGCCCAGAAAGAGCCCTCGGGCATACGATAGTTCCCCAGACAGGACTTACATCCACGACGACCTGGAGGGATCGAGCTCTCCCGTACCGGACTGTCCCGACACACCGCCGCACAAGACTTTCCGAAAACTGCGGCTCTTCGACACGCCGCACACACCCAAG AGTTTGCTGTCGAGAGCAAGGACATCAGCTTCTACAAACAGACGAGTAGCCCTTTTCAAGAATGTGGATTCCAAAGGCAAGGCCAGTCTCGATGGAAGGCGAAACCAGACACCTTTGGTCAACATTAACCCCTTCACCCCTGACTCAATCGTTATCCAGTCATCAACGCAGCAAAGACACAACAGGAAACGCTCACACTGGAATGA CTCCTGTGGAGAGGACATGGAAGCCAGTGACGCAGAGATTGAAGAAGACACCATTCCTCCATCAAAG AGACTGACTATGATGGAGAATAACATGATGTCCAGATATGCATCTGAGTTCCATGAGCTTGAAAAAATTGGTTCTGGACAGTTTGGTGCTGTCTTCAAATGCGTTAAAAGACTAGATGGCTGCATCTATGCCATCAAACGCTCCAAGAAGCCACTAGCAGGATCTGTGGATga ACAGAATGCACTTCGAGAGGTCTATGCACATGCTGTTCTTGGGCAGCACCCTCATGTAGTGAGGTATTATTCTGCTTGGGCCGAGGATGACCACATGCTGATCCAAAATGAATACTGCAATGGTGGCACTCTGTCAGACATTATAACTGAAAACTACAGATGCATGCACTTTCTGTCTGAGTTGGAACTAAAGGATTTGCTGCTACAGGTCTCACGTGGACTTAAATACATTCACTCAATGGCACTTGTGCATATGGACATTAAACCAA GCAACATATTCATTTCAAGGAAACCAACAGTGAGCGTGGAGGAGTTTGAGGATGAAGAGGATGGACCAAGTACTAGTGTAATTTACAAAATCG gtGATCTAGGCCACGTAACCAGAGTAACAAACCCCCAAGTTGAAGAAGGTGATAGCAGATACCTGGCTAATGAAGTTCTTCAAGAG GACTATACTAACTTGCTGAAAGCAGACATATTTGCTTTAGCTCTGACGGTAGTGAGTGCCTCTGGAGCTGAACCACTGCCTAGCAATGGGGAAAAATGGCACCAAATACGACAGGGGATCCTGCCCCACATCCCACAAGTGCTCTCTCCGGACTTCATAGGCTTACTAAAG TTAATGATCCATCCTGACCCAGCACGAAGGCCTTCAACATCTGACCTCATCAGGCATCCAGTTCTGCTGACCGCTTCCAGAATGAGTGCTGACCAGTTGCGTGTGGAACTGAATGCAGAGAAATTCAAGAATGCCTTGCTCCAAAA GGAGCTGAAAAAAGCACAACTTGCCAAAGCAGCAGCAGAAGAGAGAGTCCTGTCCACAGACAGAGTTCTGACCCGTTCCACAGTTCAGTCTAATTCCAGAAACACTCGGCTGATTGGGAAAAAGATGAATCGCTCTCTCAGTTTAACCATTTACTGA